One Anastrepha obliqua isolate idAnaObli1 chromosome 6, idAnaObli1_1.0, whole genome shotgun sequence DNA window includes the following coding sequences:
- the LOC129250385 gene encoding jerky protein homolog-like has protein sequence MDTQVFIEWYDAVFIPEVKKHQIETGDTGNVLLVIDNAPSDPSNLSLEREDGKFKVIFLPPNVTSVLQPMDQGVIEAFKRYYRKALLRSVLIGQEEDKTILEIYKGINLKDAVNMAAEAWANVKATTLKKTWNKLCPAVESEASPTSKEPPNENFVSEMVELMKEVSGFEECDQEIEHEWLEFDENDPGYELLTDNDIIAQVQVPEDDDDEDEFSDDIVSAEKCPSNKEAFKCFETAIKWLEQQDECDSVQLLSLKRLRDLAAKKRVSKLKQTNMFDFFLD, from the coding sequence ATGGACACTCAAGTATTTATCGAGTGGTATGACGCTGTATTCATTCCAGAGGTTAAAAAACATCAGATAGAAactggagacactggaaatgttTTATTAGTGATTGATAATGCTCCAAGTGATCCCTCAAATCTTTCACTTGAGAGAGAAGATGGAAAATTTAAGGTGATTTTCTTGCCACCCAATGTTACCTCAGTCCTTCAACCTATGGACCAGGGGGTGATCGAAGCCTTCAAACGTTACTACAGAAAAGCGTTGCTTCGTAGTGTACTAATCGGCCAAGAGGAAGATAAAACAATTCTTGAAATCTACAAAGGTATTAACTTGAAGGATGCTGTTAACATGGCAGCAGAAGCGTGGGCTAATGTCAAAGCgactactctaaagaaaaccTGGAATAAGCTTTGTCCAGCAGTTGAATCCGAAGCTAGCCCTACATCTAAAGAACCACcaaatgaaaactttgtttcaGAAATGGTTGAGTTGATGAAAGAGGTTTCAGGATTTGAAGAATGTGACCAAGAAATTGAGCATGAATGGCTAGAGTTTGACGAGAATGATCCTGGCTACGAATTGTTGACAGACAACGATATAATAGCACAGGTTCAAGTTCCTGAAGATGACGACGATGAAGACGAATTTAGTGATGACATCGTCTCAGCTGAAAAATGTCCGTCCAATAAAGAAGCCTTTAAATGCTTTGAGACTGCTATTAAATGGCTGGAACAGCAAGACGAATGCGATTCTGTGCAGTTGCTGTCTTTAAAACGCCTAAGAGATTTGGCGGCAAAAAAACGAGTAtcaaaacttaagcaaacaaatatgtTCGACTTTTTTTTAGATTAG